CAGGAGATAGAGTTGCAAACCGAAGTTGTCCGGCGGCCCTTGAGCTATGATGAATTTCTTCAATGGCTGCGCACGACTCCTTTGCCTCGTCAAAATCTGAATCAAGCCCTGGTTGAGCGTGATGGTCAGATCGCCAATCTCAAACAAGCTGCGGCTGAACGCGAAATGCAGATCGCCAGTCTCAATAAGGCTGTGGCTGAGCACGAACGGATTGTTGGGGAATGGGATCAGCGTTTTGGCGTTCTGTATGAACGACTGCTGACGAAAGAGGAAGAATTACGTCGCATGCATTCATCCTTGCTTTGGCGAAATATCAGCAAAGTACGGATCTTGAGGGAACGGCTATGTCCAGAGGGCTCATGGCGTGGAAGGGTTTGCGCAAGGTTGGTGCATTGGTTGAAGGGCTCAGATCTTCCTGTGACGCAAAATCGCCAATCCCCTGGTGGCTCGCTTGATCGAGTCCTAACGAGTGCAAAATCCCTATTGCCCGTTTCCCCTAACCGAAAACATCAATTGGTGTCGTTTGTCTTTGGACGGTTCGGCTCTTTCTTTCAACAGACGGAAAGTTATCGGCGGTGGAAAGACAGGCAATTGCCTGTCCTTCATGAATCTGGAAATCTGCATTTCTCTCCTCAGAATCCTCCTCGTCAGCCGGTTTCTCTCATTCAGCTTGAACCGGGTGGGATGACCACGCTCATTCAGTCCTTCAATTTCACTGAAGTGGAGCAGCCCTTGGTGTCCATCGTGATCCCTGTCTACAATCACCTGGAATACACTGTTTGTTGTTTGGCTTCGATTTTGAGTCATGTGCCTCAGTGTAGCTTTGAGGTGATTATCGTTGATGATGGGTCTCAGGATGAGACCCCCAATATTCTCCCGGATGTTCAGAATATTCGTTATTGCAGGAATGAGACAAATATTGGATTTCTCAATTCTTGCAATAAGGGTGCAACATTGGCTCGCGGCCAATATCTGTTGTTACTGAATAATGACACCCAGGTGCTTGAGGGATGGCTTGATGAATTGGTGAACACCTTCCAAGAACAATCAGAAGTTGGCCTTGTGGGTTCAAAATTGTTGTATCCAAATGGTGTGCTCCAGGAGGCTGGGGCCATTATTAAACCGGATGGCTCAGCGGAGCTGGTGGGGTTGAATGGTGATCCGGACAGGCCAGAATATAATGTGGTGCGGGAGGTCGATTATTGCTCCGGAGCCTGCTTGCTCATCAAGGCTGAATTATTTAAGACCCTGGGGGGATTTGATGACATCTATGCACCCAGTTATTGCGAAGATTCGGATTTAGCCTTCCGTGTGAGAAAGTTAGGGAAGCGGGTCTTCTATCAACCACGTTCCGTGGTCGTTCACCATCTCAGCGTCAGCACCAATGATTCCAGGCACGCGAAGCTGCCTCTCATTGCGAAAAATAGTCGGATTTTTATGGAACGATGGAGCAATGAGCTGAAAAAGCTACATGAGGTTCGTGCGATCGCGTTTTTTCTTCCTCAATATCATCCCATTCCTGAAAATGATAGGTGGTGGGGCAAAGGTTTTACGGAATGGACGAATGTGACGAAAGCGCGGCCAAATTTCCAAGGTCATTATCAGCCCCATCTGCCGGCGGATTTGGGATTTTATGATTTACGTATGCCTGAGGTACGAGAAGAGCAAGCCCGGTTGGCTCGCCAGTATGGCATTTCGGCCTTCTGCTATTACTATTACTGGTTTGCCGGAAAGAAACTACTGAATCGTCCCCTTGACGAAGTGCTGCAATCCGGTTCCCCGGACTTTCCGTTCTGCCTTTGTTGGGCCAATGAGAACTGGACGAGACGATGGGACGGATGTGAGGAGGATATCCTCATCGCACAGAGTCATACCCAGGCGGATCATGCTGGCTTTATTGCGGAGATTGCCCCCGCGCTGCTGGATCCACGGTATGTCAGAATACATGGAAAGCCTTTGGTGATTGTGTACCGACTCGGCCAGTTTCCGGAGCCGAAACGGACTGCGGATTTGTGGCGGGAATACTGTGTGAACGCGGGGATTGGAGAAATTTACTTAGCCTATGTTCAAAGCTTTGATCGGATGCCGATGGGAGATGATCCAAGTCTTTATGGGTTTGATGCGGCTATTGAATTTCCCCCTCATCGGTATCCGGTGCAAGCTGAGCTCTCACAACCCTTGATTAATCCTGAGTATCAGGGTGTGTTGTTTGATTATGTCCAGACATCCGAAAACTTTATACGAAGAACCTGGCCATCTTACAAACTCTTTAAAGGCGTGATGCCTTCGTGGGACAATACTGCGCGCCGGCAAGATGTCTCTCATGTTTTTGTGGGTGCAACTCCCGAACGATACGAATACTGGTTGCGACAGGTCGTTGAACAAACACGGCGATTCCATTTTGGCGATGAACGAGTGGTCTTTATTAACGCATGGAATGAATGGGCCGAAGGGAACCACTTAGAGCCTGATCGGGCATTTGGTCATCAATATCTGGTGGCTACCAAAAACGGTCTGGGATAACCGACGGTTCTCAATTTTCTATAAAAAATGATTATGTTTACGTGGTTCAATGGAAAGCATGATTTCCTTCAATATGTAACTCAAATTAAATCGTATCAACTCGAGGCAGAGCGCTATCTTTCTTCGCAAAATGAGGTTTCCGGGTATTGTGCCGTATGTCGGGGGGTAAGGAAATTCACGGTAAATGCTGGAGTCTATTTCGGACTTCTCCCTAATCTCCGGGAAGGGTTGGTCTGTGAGTGCGGGTTGGGAAATCGCAATCGCCTGATCTATTCGGCCATTGCATTGGAGTCGGCAAATTATGCCGATGTGCAGATGGCTATATTGGAGAGAACCTCTGTGTTGTTTCAACGTCTTCAGGAAATCTACCCGGGGATTATCGGATCTGAATATATAGGAAAGGATGTCCAGGGTGGAACTATGCATACGGCGTGCGGAATCTCCGTCCGACACGAGTCTATTACGGGGTTATCATTTTCATCATGTTCGCTTGATGTCATTGTTCATAATGACGTGCTTGAGCATGTCTTTGACTATAAAAAAGCGTTGGAAGAACTTTATCGGGTTCTGAGGAAGGGTGGAACTCTCATTTTTACCTGTCCCTTTTTCTTCAGGCTTGACCGGGAAATTCAAAAGGCCCGGATCCTGGCTGATGGATCTCTCGAGTTGTTGATGGAGCCAGAATACCATGGTGATCCCATTAACCCTCAGGGGGCATTGACGTTTTATCACTATGGCTGGGGATTGTTGGATGATTTAATCCTGTGCGGTTTTCGCGATGTCCGTGTCGGTGTCAATTACGATGTGTTTTCTGGATTGGTCTCGAATAATCATCCCGAGTATGAATATGGCAATATGCTTCCCATCATTATTCGTGCGGTGAAGTAGTGGCTTTCCGAACTGACAGATTGTGATGTGTGTCTGATGAGTCTTCCGGGATGGCAAAGGTTTCATCATTCCTTCAGGAGAATCCTGCGTATGGTCAATTTAGCTGAACAACCGGTAAGCGCGAGAGGTGAGATGGGGGCCTTGTGGCTGGACCTGCCTGATGCGGAACAGGAGGCTGTATCACGAGCCGCTCGGTATCCTTCGCACTATCCCAGGTTGGCCAAGGAGATGATCACCGAGGGATTTACCATTTTAAAAGGGGTGATTGAGCCCGGTCTTTGCGATGCGGTGGTCAGTGATTATCAACGATATCTTGAAACCAATAAGGGATATGCCAATCAGTATATCGATGCCAAGGGGCGCCATCACAGATTGGTGAATTTCCATATGTCCTCCGAGAATGCCATGAAAATCGGATGTCACGATGAAATTATGAGGGTATTAGATTATCTCTTCGGGTATAAAGCCGGCATTTATACGTCGTTAACCTTCGAATATGGCACCGAGCAGCCCATCCATCGTGATGCCCCTTTTTTTCATACCTTTCCTGTCAACTATTTTGTTGGCGCCTGGTGTGCCCTGGAAGACATAGAGCCTGATGCCGGTCCATTGATGTATGTGCCTGGAGGTCATCGATTTCCTTGTGATCAGCATGCGATTTATAAGCGGGTTCGTGAGGCAAATCCTGATCAGCCGGATGATTGGTTGGTGCGCCATGCTCTCGAAGCCTATTATGGGGAAGTGATGACCCGATCAGGAGCCATCGGAGCAACGAAGCAGGCTGTGTTGCAAAAGGGCGATGTCGCCATTTGGCATCCTCAACTGCCTCACGGTGGTGCCCCTGCAGTCAATCCACAGAGGACTCGGCGAAGCGTGGTATTTCATTGCGCACCGGAGACCTTACAGGTCTATCAGCACGATGTCTTTTTTCAGTTTGAGGACCCCGGGTTTCCTCCACCACGTTATGCCTTCGGATCCTATCAGGGCCGGAATTATGCTCTCGCAGGGGAAACCGCATTTCAATAGTTGGTGGCCCCTATAAAACGCCGACGATGAGTATGTCGTAATACAGTAGAACAATTTTCTTCTCTCCTTCATGATTGTGAATGGACTGAAGGATTGGAGGTGGGTTTTTCAAGGTTTCCTTTGTTCATCCAGGTAGATTTTTGCGGATGCAACGGGAGGTATAGGTGTTCAGGATACATATGATAAAGGTTGTAGGCTAATCAATGGGTACTTTTGTAGATTTTGTGGGCGTGGCAAAACAGGCTGTTCGTCATCATGGAGGAATCACCATGGTGTTTCGACGTCTGTGGCAGGTGTTAGCCTTTGAAGGATTTCTCGGACTGAAGAAAAAAGTAAGGCAATTGCTGGCTAATCGAAAGGCCTTCGCGTCCAGTGACGAATCGGATGGGATGATCCAATTGGAGACAGCCCCCAATATTGAAAAACATTCCAGTTCCCTGAGGGCTGTCCTTGCCCCTGGCGCCCTTCTATTGGGCCATCCCTATGAAGTGCTTGGTATGGGGGAGCATGTCCGATTGTCTGCCGCGGCATGTTCAGCGGCGGAAGTCCCATTCGGTATTCGAAATGTTCAGGGAGAGTATGGCATCCATTTGGCCGACATCCACCAGGATTTCCCTTTCATGGATAAGATTTCCAGAACTGGAGCCTATCGGGCCAATGTCTTTCACATCAATGCGGATGAGATGGGAAATGCTCAAATTCACCTGGGCAAGGACCTTTTTGCGGGTCGGTATAATATTGGATATTGGGCATGGGAGTTAAGCCATTTTCCCGAGGCGTGGTGTCCGTCGCTTCAATTGGTGGATGAAGTTTGGGCTCCTTCTCGATTTATTGAACAGGCCATTGCCGATAAAACGGCTTCCCCGGTCATCAGGATGCCCTTGGCCGTGGAATTTCCAGAGCCCAACGGTGTGCGCAGGGAGGCCTTCGGATTGCCAGAGGATCGATTTTTGTTTCTCTTTTTTTTCGATTTTACCTCCTATGTCCATCGAAAAAACCCGCAGGCGGTCATTCGGGCTTTTTTGCAGGCTTTTCCCGATCTGTCGGATACGCGAGTCGGATTGGTTATTAAGATGAATGGCATGGGCTTGCGTCCAAAGGAATACCAGGCGTTTCTTGAATCCATTGATTGTGAGGATCCTCGAATCATCTTGCTGGATAAGGTGTTGACTGACCGGGAAACCAAGTCCCTGGTCAAGCTGTGCGATTGTTTTTTGTCCCTGCACCGGTCAGAAGGCTTTGGCCGCGGGCTGGCGGAAGCCATGTATCTCGGGAAGCCGGTGATTGCGACCGGCTATTCGGGGAATCTTGATTTTACCAACGCCCACAATTCGTGCCTGGTTGATTACCGGCTTATTCCAGTCGGGGACCAGGAGTATCCGTTTGCCAAGGGGCAGAAATGGGCGGACCCTGACATTGAGCATGCGGTGTGGTTTATGAAGCGAGTCGTCAATGAGCCGCATTATGCGCAGACAATTGGTCAACATGCGGCGGACTTTATTAAAACCCACCATAGTCCGTTGGCCGTGGGAACCAAATATCGCGCTCGGCTTGCCGCCTTGAAGATCGTGTAACGGGTCCCGAAGGAGTAGAGATCATTTTTTATCTTGTGTGGTCCGTTCGATAAACTTTTCTCAATGGAGGCTTCTCTCCTACAAGAAGCGGGAAAATTTACAGACCATAGCGTTGAGAGTGACATGGCCATAGTCCGGGTATAATCAATGGGAACTTTCCTTAAATTTGTTGGTATGACGAAACAGACGGTTCATTCCCATGGCGGGATCACGATAGTTTTGCGGAGTGTATGGCAGATCCTTGTTTCCGAAGGATTCCGCGGTCTGAAGCGACGACTTATACCTGTAATGGGAAGTTGGATTGCATCCTTCGATTTACATCGCGTGGGGCAAGGAGTCAGATCGAAAGGGGCAATGGTTGGGGAAAGGACGTCGCCTTGGCATGCGGCCACTGGTGTCAGGCCTTCAATAGAGGCAATCGAGCGGGGAAATGGCCTTGGATCCATTAAAACCGTGGTCTCGCCCGGCGTTTTATTAATCGGGCATCCCTATGGGGTACTTGGTATAGGTGAGAATATACGGCTGTCTGCGGCGGCATGTTCGGCGGCACAAGTCCCATTTGGGATTCGAAGTGTTTATGGGGAGCATGGGGTTCACGTTGCCGAGGTCCATAAGGATTTCCTTTTTATGGATAAAATTTCCAGAACTGGAGCTTATCGGACTAATGTATTTCATCTGAATGCAGATGAGATGGAGAATGCCCGAAGGCTCCTGGGCAAGAACCTTTTTGCGGATCGGTATAATATTGGATATTGGTCGTGGGAGTTAAGCCATTTTCCCGAGGCGTGGCATCCGTCGCTTCAATTGGTGGATGAAGTTTGGGCTCCTTCTCGATTTATTGAACAGGCCATTGCCGATAAAACCGCTTCCCCGGTCATCAGGATGCCCTTGGCCGTGGAATTTCCAGAGCCCAACGGTGTGCGCAGGGAGGCCTTCGGATTGCCAGAGGATCGATTTTTGTTTCTCTTTTTTTTCGATTTTACCTCCTATGTCCATCGAAAAAACCCGCAGGCGGTCATTCGGGCTTTTTTGCAGGCTTTTCCCGATCTGTCGGATACGCGAGTCGGATTGGTTATTAAGATGAATGGCATGGGCTTGCGTCCAAAGGAATACCAGGCGTTTCTTGAATCCATTGATTGTGAGGATCCTCGAATCATCTTGCTGGATAAGGTGTTGACTGACCGGGAAACCAAGTCCCTGGTCAAGCTGTGCGATTGTTTTTTGTCCCTGCACCGGTCAGAAGGCTTTGGCCGCGGGCTGGCGGAAGCCATGTATCTCGGGAAGCCGGTGATTGCGACCGGCTATTCGGGGAATCTTGATTTTACCAACGCCCACAATTCGTGCCTGGTTGATTACCGGCTTATTCCAGTCGGGGACCAGGAGTATCCGTTTGCCAAGGGGCAGAAATGGGCGGACCCTGACATTGAGCATGCGGTGTGGTTTATGAAGCGAGTCGTCAATGAGCCGCATTATGCGCAGACAATTGGTCAACATGCGGCGGACTTTATTAAAACCCACCATAGCTCACGGGCGGTGGGTACAAAATATCGAGGGCGACTTATGGCTTTAAACCTGCTTGACGAACTATGAAGGGAAAGACCCTTCCTCCTCATAGGGTGAATGGTGATAGGCAGTGTCTCATTGATGCCGTGAAATGACGGTGAATGATGTGTGACCCAGGGATAATAGAGTAATGAAGCCTGATCTGAGAGAAGTGGAAATGGTCTTTGATTTATTTGTCCCTCCCGTCGGGGGGGGTGGAGGCTACCCCGTCCGGAAGTGCCGAAATGTTCGCGATGGCTATGCCAGAGGGTGGGGATTGCAATGCGGCCAATTGCGCGAGTCGGTTCGGAAGGATGCGTTATATCAAGAGGCATACAGACTGGCTTCCGGCCGGACTGTGGTCTCTGAAGATAACCGGATGAATATTTTCCTGATTCTGAAATATTTTCTTCCCTATATTCCCTTTGGCCACATTGTCGAATTTGGATCGTATAAAGGGGGGAACGCGCTGTTTATGGCTTATGTGGTCGATCAACTGTATCCTGGCAGGAAAGTCTTTGCGCTGGATACTTTTGCAGGAATGCCGGCAACCGAATCGGCTATCGATGCCCACGGAGCAGGAGATTTCCAAGACGTCGATTTGCAGGAGTTGCGAGAATTTGCTGATCGGGAGGGTGTGAAAAATGTTGAGTTTATCAAAGGGTTGTTCCAGGAAACCGGCCCCTCTGCTGTCGACAAGATTGGAAGCATTGTCTTGGCCCATATCGACTGTGATATTTATTCGGCGGTGGCCTTTTCATATGACCTCGTGAAGCCCTTTATGGTTTCAGGTGGGTATGTGGTGTTTGATGATGCGGCCACCTCAAGCTGTTTAGGCGCGACCGAAGCGGTGGAAGAATTGGTGATTCGTCGGGACGGATTGCATAGTGAGCAAATTTTCCCGCAGTTTGTCTTTCGGTCTCATGGAGTGTGATGACCTATCCCTTCCATGATAAGTCAACGTGATTATGAAAGAATGTAGCAAATCGATTGCTCGGCGATTATCCGAGCCAAACTTCATTAACCGGTTTTTCGTCGGGAAGGGTCTGGATATCGGTGGCCATCCCGATCCTTTGGGGTTATATCAGGAATTGTTTTGTCGGATGGAGGATGTGCGAACATGGGACCTGATTGATGGCAATGCGCAGTTTCTTGAGGGTGTGTCGGATGAGACATTCGACTTTGTGCATAGCAGTCATTGCCTGGAGCATCTGCATGATCCTGTCGTAGGACTCCGGAATTGGTTTAGGGTCTTGCGGCCAGGCGGCCATCTCGTCATTACCGTCCCGGATGAAGATTTATATGAACAAGGCCAGTTTCCGAGCACATTTAATGCCGATCATAAATGGACGTTTACCATTTTCAAGATGCAGTCCTGGAGTCAACAGTCTCTGAATGTTCTGGATTTGGTACGTGACCTTGGTTCTGCTGCCGAGCCGGTCAAAATTGAACAACTCATTTCGACGTATCGGTTTAATCTTCCCAGATACGACCAGACCTTGAGTTCGGTTGGGGAATGCGGGATCGAGATGGTCATTCGCAAGCGTCCCATCGCGGAAGTGGAAGCAGGGGGGCGTTGGAGTCGATCCTCAGATCAACCTCGAGACGAAGTGCGGATTCATCTGAATCAGTACCGGGACGATCTTCGGACGCTTAAACATTTTAACCGGGAAAAACCACCGTTTCACAATGACCAGCCGCTTTGATATTTGGAGGGTTCGATGATCATCCGCGCGCGGGCGCCTCTTCGGCTTGGCCTGGCGGGCGGCGGCACAGATGTGTCGCCCTATTGTGATTTATATGGCGGCTGTGTGCTCAATGCCACGATTGATCGATACGCCTATGCGGTCCTGGAGGTGTTGACGAGCCATAAGGTGCAGTTTTGTTCTGCTGATCGCCAGCATTTTAGTGAGTATCAGTTGGGAGAATCCATTCCACGCAATGGATGTGTCGATCTACATCGAGCCGTCTATCTGTACATGGTCGAGCAGTTTAATGAAGGACGGCCGTTGCCTGTGAAAGTTACCACTTACTGCGATGCTCCTGTAGGTTCTGGGCTAGGATCCTCCTCGACTCTGGTCGTCGCGATGATTAAAGCCTTTGCGGAATTGCTGAACGTCCCGCTAGACGACTACGCGTTGGCTCATTTGGCGTTTAAGATTGAACGAGTCGATTGTGGTTTGCAAGGTGGGAGACAGGATCAATACGCCGCGACATTTGGGGGGTTTAACTTTATTGAGTTTTATGCAGACAATCGGGTGATCGTTAATCCCTTGCGTATCAAAAACTGGATCATCTGCGAGCTGGAGGCTTCATTAGTGCTTTTTTTTACCGGGGTGTCCAGATCTTCCGCAAAGATCATCAGTGATCAGAGTACCAATGTTGAGTCTGGCACTGACTTGGCCCTTTCTGCCATGCATGCCATGAAGCGTGAGGCCTGTACGATGAAGGAAAGTCTGTTAAAGGGGGATTTCACTGGACTGGTTGAGTCCATGCGCGAGGGATGGGTTAGCAAGAAACGTTCAGCCAAGAGTGTGTCCAACGCGCATATCGATGAAA
Above is a window of Candidatus Nitrospira neomarina DNA encoding:
- a CDS encoding glycoside hydrolase family 99-like domain-containing protein encodes the protein MKSLLSKAGYGLNPKTDVWSRPEYLGIDYDDGEIIEQRLAGIIEQASDISVLSTELRQHCTDWPSLYHLSSTRANILRPFQSLLEATDVLEIGAGCGAITRYLGECGAHVLALEGTHRRASIARSRTRDLPNVIVASDKFDDFKLNHQFDVITLIGVLEYANLFTPGEDPALGMLQRVRSMLKPNGKLIVAVENQLGLKYFSGAPEDHVGQAMYGLEGRYRKDQPHTYGRKVLAEMLRQAGFASSEFMAPFPDYKLPASIVSESGFLCEEFDASALAWQSVKRDPQLPPLLAISPELVWPVLTQNGVALDLANSFLIVAGISLKHVLDPFILAWHFTSERSKEFCKETRFLSIDNGEIEVQYYPLVSGSTMHIHGRLLTFNIPEKAEYVHGRPLSQELIQIVTRDGWCIEEVAAFLNRYLQILLSMNVSGEISLPIDSPDIPLPGELFDALPQNIIVSHDGTWQVIDQEWTLNDDLSVGRMIFRSLHLLIHSVTRFGTTDHDSLDTPLRLFLAVFKAMGFVVTDDTIERYAKQEIELQTEVVRRPLSYDEFLQWLRTTPLPRQNLNQALVERDGQIANLKQAAAEREMQIASLNKAVAEHERIVGEWDQRFGVLYERLLTKEEELRRMHSSLLWRNISKVRILRERLCPEGSWRGRVCARLVHWLKGSDLPVTQNRQSPGGSLDRVLTSAKSLLPVSPNRKHQLVSFVFGRFGSFFQQTESYRRWKDRQLPVLHESGNLHFSPQNPPRQPVSLIQLEPGGMTTLIQSFNFTEVEQPLVSIVIPVYNHLEYTVCCLASILSHVPQCSFEVIIVDDGSQDETPNILPDVQNIRYCRNETNIGFLNSCNKGATLARGQYLLLLNNDTQVLEGWLDELVNTFQEQSEVGLVGSKLLYPNGVLQEAGAIIKPDGSAELVGLNGDPDRPEYNVVREVDYCSGACLLIKAELFKTLGGFDDIYAPSYCEDSDLAFRVRKLGKRVFYQPRSVVVHHLSVSTNDSRHAKLPLIAKNSRIFMERWSNELKKLHEVRAIAFFLPQYHPIPENDRWWGKGFTEWTNVTKARPNFQGHYQPHLPADLGFYDLRMPEVREEQARLARQYGISAFCYYYYWFAGKKLLNRPLDEVLQSGSPDFPFCLCWANENWTRRWDGCEEDILIAQSHTQADHAGFIAEIAPALLDPRYVRIHGKPLVIVYRLGQFPEPKRTADLWREYCVNAGIGEIYLAYVQSFDRMPMGDDPSLYGFDAAIEFPPHRYPVQAELSQPLINPEYQGVLFDYVQTSENFIRRTWPSYKLFKGVMPSWDNTARRQDVSHVFVGATPERYEYWLRQVVEQTRRFHFGDERVVFINAWNEWAEGNHLEPDRAFGHQYLVATKNGLG
- a CDS encoding class I SAM-dependent methyltransferase — protein: MFTWFNGKHDFLQYVTQIKSYQLEAERYLSSQNEVSGYCAVCRGVRKFTVNAGVYFGLLPNLREGLVCECGLGNRNRLIYSAIALESANYADVQMAILERTSVLFQRLQEIYPGIIGSEYIGKDVQGGTMHTACGISVRHESITGLSFSSCSLDVIVHNDVLEHVFDYKKALEELYRVLRKGGTLIFTCPFFFRLDREIQKARILADGSLELLMEPEYHGDPINPQGALTFYHYGWGLLDDLILCGFRDVRVGVNYDVFSGLVSNNHPEYEYGNMLPIIIRAVK
- a CDS encoding phytanoyl-CoA dioxygenase family protein, which produces MVNLAEQPVSARGEMGALWLDLPDAEQEAVSRAARYPSHYPRLAKEMITEGFTILKGVIEPGLCDAVVSDYQRYLETNKGYANQYIDAKGRHHRLVNFHMSSENAMKIGCHDEIMRVLDYLFGYKAGIYTSLTFEYGTEQPIHRDAPFFHTFPVNYFVGAWCALEDIEPDAGPLMYVPGGHRFPCDQHAIYKRVREANPDQPDDWLVRHALEAYYGEVMTRSGAIGATKQAVLQKGDVAIWHPQLPHGGAPAVNPQRTRRSVVFHCAPETLQVYQHDVFFQFEDPGFPPPRYAFGSYQGRNYALAGETAFQ
- a CDS encoding glycosyltransferase gives rise to the protein MGTFVDFVGVAKQAVRHHGGITMVFRRLWQVLAFEGFLGLKKKVRQLLANRKAFASSDESDGMIQLETAPNIEKHSSSLRAVLAPGALLLGHPYEVLGMGEHVRLSAAACSAAEVPFGIRNVQGEYGIHLADIHQDFPFMDKISRTGAYRANVFHINADEMGNAQIHLGKDLFAGRYNIGYWAWELSHFPEAWCPSLQLVDEVWAPSRFIEQAIADKTASPVIRMPLAVEFPEPNGVRREAFGLPEDRFLFLFFFDFTSYVHRKNPQAVIRAFLQAFPDLSDTRVGLVIKMNGMGLRPKEYQAFLESIDCEDPRIILLDKVLTDRETKSLVKLCDCFLSLHRSEGFGRGLAEAMYLGKPVIATGYSGNLDFTNAHNSCLVDYRLIPVGDQEYPFAKGQKWADPDIEHAVWFMKRVVNEPHYAQTIGQHAADFIKTHHSPLAVGTKYRARLAALKIV
- a CDS encoding glycosyltransferase, producing MGSWIASFDLHRVGQGVRSKGAMVGERTSPWHAATGVRPSIEAIERGNGLGSIKTVVSPGVLLIGHPYGVLGIGENIRLSAAACSAAQVPFGIRSVYGEHGVHVAEVHKDFLFMDKISRTGAYRTNVFHLNADEMENARRLLGKNLFADRYNIGYWSWELSHFPEAWHPSLQLVDEVWAPSRFIEQAIADKTASPVIRMPLAVEFPEPNGVRREAFGLPEDRFLFLFFFDFTSYVHRKNPQAVIRAFLQAFPDLSDTRVGLVIKMNGMGLRPKEYQAFLESIDCEDPRIILLDKVLTDRETKSLVKLCDCFLSLHRSEGFGRGLAEAMYLGKPVIATGYSGNLDFTNAHNSCLVDYRLIPVGDQEYPFAKGQKWADPDIEHAVWFMKRVVNEPHYAQTIGQHAADFIKTHHSSRAVGTKYRGRLMALNLLDEL
- a CDS encoding TylF/MycF/NovP-related O-methyltransferase, whose product is MKPDLREVEMVFDLFVPPVGGGGGYPVRKCRNVRDGYARGWGLQCGQLRESVRKDALYQEAYRLASGRTVVSEDNRMNIFLILKYFLPYIPFGHIVEFGSYKGGNALFMAYVVDQLYPGRKVFALDTFAGMPATESAIDAHGAGDFQDVDLQELREFADREGVKNVEFIKGLFQETGPSAVDKIGSIVLAHIDCDIYSAVAFSYDLVKPFMVSGGYVVFDDAATSSCLGATEAVEELVIRRDGLHSEQIFPQFVFRSHGV
- a CDS encoding class I SAM-dependent methyltransferase; its protein translation is MKECSKSIARRLSEPNFINRFFVGKGLDIGGHPDPLGLYQELFCRMEDVRTWDLIDGNAQFLEGVSDETFDFVHSSHCLEHLHDPVVGLRNWFRVLRPGGHLVITVPDEDLYEQGQFPSTFNADHKWTFTIFKMQSWSQQSLNVLDLVRDLGSAAEPVKIEQLISTYRFNLPRYDQTLSSVGECGIEMVIRKRPIAEVEAGGRWSRSSDQPRDEVRIHLNQYRDDLRTLKHFNREKPPFHNDQPL
- a CDS encoding GHMP family kinase ATP-binding protein translates to MIIRARAPLRLGLAGGGTDVSPYCDLYGGCVLNATIDRYAYAVLEVLTSHKVQFCSADRQHFSEYQLGESIPRNGCVDLHRAVYLYMVEQFNEGRPLPVKVTTYCDAPVGSGLGSSSTLVVAMIKAFAELLNVPLDDYALAHLAFKIERVDCGLQGGRQDQYAATFGGFNFIEFYADNRVIVNPLRIKNWIICELEASLVLFFTGVSRSSAKIISDQSTNVESGTDLALSAMHAMKREACTMKESLLKGDFTGLVESMREGWVSKKRSAKSVSNAHIDEIYEAAVKAGALAGKVSGAGGGGFMMFFVPPEKRMEVIFALKKFSGQVSNCHFTKYGMQGWKIE